One stretch of Helicobacter jaachi DNA includes these proteins:
- a CDS encoding mechanosensitive ion channel domain-containing protein produces MKLFIYYLCFVTSLFAAIEDKNAVIQEQIKALQSSLEQSHNVWLKHYMSLENYNELTKEIATIKKEIEIQSPPPRSLTHRLETLQRQQELLKDSVKNPYSTLLEVKHIEEVPQITNPFLILTGYSFIQQLKERQNALKANQESLQDLLAIINEEYMLYTQLAQTDKSLSVAQNIFRTQRMIEEFESVQKILETSIDIYNQECENTITKLTNQIKNQFFKALYIGVAVLISILLAFLLKLTLRKYILDVDRIYTASKVINFINITIIVLILLFAYMENVSYLVAIVGFASAGLAIAMKDLFMSVLGWFVIILGGSVHVGDRVRVVKEGCTYVGDVLDISVLRITLFEDVTLTSYMENRRAGRIIFVPNNYIFTTMFANYTHGGLKAVWDGIDFTITFDSNYKKALKIATDIGKKYAKGYTEMVRQQVHRMRDKYSLRNPNLEVRSYCMIEPNGLRISLWYQTNSYATLALRSTISGEIIEQILKESDIHIAYPTTKVVATGGDGTGDRADSKIIESAQTLASSSAQTQAILGGGATQM; encoded by the coding sequence ATGAAGTTATTTATATATTATTTATGCTTTGTTACTAGCCTTTTTGCTGCTATCGAAGATAAAAATGCAGTCATTCAAGAGCAGATTAAAGCACTTCAATCTAGCCTTGAGCAGAGCCATAATGTGTGGCTTAAGCACTATATGAGTTTGGAAAATTATAATGAGCTCACTAAAGAAATTGCCACTATTAAAAAAGAGATAGAAATTCAATCTCCCCCGCCGCGCTCGCTCACTCATCGCCTTGAGACATTGCAACGCCAGCAAGAATTGCTCAAAGATTCTGTAAAAAACCCCTACAGCACACTTTTAGAGGTGAAGCACATTGAGGAAGTGCCACAAATTACCAATCCTTTTTTAATCCTCACAGGTTATTCATTTATCCAGCAGCTCAAAGAGCGGCAAAATGCATTAAAGGCTAATCAAGAAAGCCTGCAAGATTTGCTTGCCATTATTAATGAGGAATATATGCTCTACACACAGCTTGCCCAAACGGATAAATCTTTAAGCGTGGCACAAAATATATTCCGCACGCAGCGAATGATTGAGGAGTTTGAGAGTGTGCAAAAGATTTTAGAAACTTCTATAGATATTTATAATCAAGAATGCGAAAACACTATCACTAAGCTCACCAATCAAATTAAAAATCAATTTTTTAAAGCCCTCTATATCGGTGTAGCCGTGCTTATAAGTATTCTTTTGGCGTTTTTATTAAAGCTTACTTTGCGCAAGTATATTTTAGATGTGGATAGAATCTACACCGCAAGCAAGGTTATTAATTTTATTAATATCACTATCATTGTGCTTATTTTGCTTTTTGCATATATGGAGAATGTAAGCTACCTTGTGGCGATTGTGGGCTTTGCATCAGCAGGGCTTGCTATTGCTATGAAAGATTTATTTATGAGTGTGTTAGGCTGGTTTGTGATAATCCTTGGAGGCAGCGTGCATGTAGGTGATAGAGTGCGCGTAGTGAAAGAGGGCTGCACTTATGTGGGCGATGTGCTTGATATTTCGGTGCTAAGAATTACGCTTTTTGAAGATGTAACGCTCACAAGCTATATGGAAAATCGCCGCGCAGGGCGTATTATTTTTGTGCCAAATAATTATATTTTTACCACTATGTTTGCAAACTACACGCATGGCGGGCTAAAAGCAGTGTGGGATGGCATAGACTTTACTATCACTTTTGATAGCAATTACAAAAAGGCATTAAAAATCGCCACAGACATAGGCAAAAAATACGCCAAAGGTTATACAGAAATGGTGCGCCAGCAGGTGCATCGTATGCGCGATAAATACTCCTTGCGCAATCCTAATTTAGAGGTGCGCAGCTATTGTATGATTGAGCCAAATGGGCTTAGAATTTCTTTATGGTATCAAACAAACTCTTATGCCACACTTGCCCTGCGTAGCACTATTTCAGGTGAGATTATCGAGCAGATTCTAAAAGAGAGCGATATTCATATTGCTTATCCTACGACAAAGGTAGTCGCCACAGGCGGCGATGGCACAGGCGATAGGGCAGATTCTAAAATTATAGAATCTGCGCAAACTTTAGCGTCATCTTCAGCCCAAACACAAGCTATTTTGGGCGGTGGGGCTACACAAATGTAG
- the mtaB gene encoding tRNA (N(6)-L-threonylcarbamoyladenosine(37)-C(2))-methylthiotransferase MtaB, producing the protein MSEIKKVYFKTFGCRTNLFDTQVMKSNLLHFECVENEELADVVVVNSCTVTNGADAGVRGYLNKMRQLNKKVYFTGCGVGTKGEEVFNNNLAHGVFAHSFKERVGEFLSHNERFFYAESAPMHLDSTIVTHFSGKSRAFLKIQEGCDFACSYCIIPSVRGSARSYEKEKILSQIRSLCENGVSEVVLTGTNVGSYGKDLHKYNLARLIKDIDSLKMLKRLRIGSLEPSQIDSEFKEVLQLPLMEKHLHIALQHTSNAMLAIMNRHNRVESDLELFSYFAKRGFCLGSDFIVGHPGESEAVWAEALANFKAFPLTHLHPFIYSKRDGTPSSVMKDSIKGDVSKQRLHTLKSIVASNNYAFREANNGVLYVLCEHGIESSEGFVYSGLDQFFNRIRFESKNAHLEGQWLTFDAYNIGKDGNYGKI; encoded by the coding sequence TTGAGCGAAATAAAAAAAGTATATTTTAAAACCTTTGGTTGTCGCACAAACCTCTTTGACACGCAGGTGATGAAAAGCAATCTGTTGCATTTTGAATGTGTGGAGAATGAGGAGCTAGCCGATGTGGTGGTGGTGAATTCCTGCACGGTTACAAATGGCGCAGATGCGGGCGTTAGAGGCTATCTTAATAAAATGCGCCAACTCAATAAAAAAGTGTATTTCACAGGTTGTGGTGTGGGGACAAAAGGTGAAGAGGTGTTTAATAATAATCTAGCGCATGGCGTATTTGCCCATAGTTTTAAGGAGCGCGTGGGCGAGTTTCTAAGCCATAATGAGCGATTTTTTTATGCAGAATCTGCCCCAATGCACCTTGATAGCACTATAGTTACGCATTTTTCAGGTAAATCAAGGGCGTTTTTAAAAATCCAAGAGGGCTGCGATTTTGCGTGTAGTTATTGCATTATTCCTTCTGTGCGTGGGTCTGCGCGCTCGTATGAAAAGGAGAAGATTCTATCACAAATCCGCTCTTTGTGCGAAAATGGCGTGAGTGAAGTGGTGCTTACAGGCACAAATGTGGGGAGCTATGGCAAGGATTTGCACAAATACAATCTCGCGCGCCTCATTAAAGATATAGATTCTCTAAAAATGCTTAAACGCCTGCGCATAGGCAGCCTTGAGCCTAGTCAAATTGATAGCGAGTTTAAAGAAGTGCTGCAATTGCCGCTTATGGAGAAGCATTTGCACATTGCTTTGCAGCACACAAGTAATGCTATGCTTGCGATTATGAATCGTCACAATCGCGTGGAGAGCGATTTGGAGCTTTTTTCATACTTTGCTAAAAGAGGCTTTTGCTTAGGGAGTGATTTTATCGTAGGACACCCGGGTGAGAGCGAGGCAGTGTGGGCAGAGGCGCTTGCTAATTTTAAAGCCTTTCCGCTTACGCATTTACACCCCTTTATATACTCAAAGCGCGATGGCACACCTTCTAGCGTGATGAAAGATTCTATAAAGGGCGATGTGAGCAAGCAGCGCCTGCATACGCTAAAAAGCATTGTGGCGAGTAATAATTATGCCTTTCGTGAAGCCAATAATGGTGTGTTATATGTGCTGTGTGAGCATGGTATAGAATCTAGCGAAGGCTTTGTGTATAGTGGGCTAGACCAGTTTTTTAACCGCATACGCTTTGAGAGTAAAAACGCACATTTAGAGGGGCAGTGGCTTACATTTGATGCGTATAATATTGGCAAGGATGGCAATTATGGCAAAATCTAG
- a CDS encoding AAA family ATPase — MAKSRSLVIGISALVLAVILSVIFVLRDSTQLVSAKEAEHLFLNAEITQVQSDGEYVYFNADNKHYRVYADSLSPRIWSWNFSVVAKKTHFISDILGEIGIVIVLFLGLVVLLQAIRLMFFKPSPTSKKPEISRDIESLPVTESSAPYVPMASAVRFKDVAGISEVKEELLEIIDYLKNPKHYEDLGIALPKGVLLIGPPGVGKTMIAKAVAGEAGVPFFYQSGSSFVQIYVGMGAKRVRELFMRAKAKAPSIIFIDEIDAVGKARGNTRSDEREATLNQLLTEMDGFEDSSGVIVIAATNKIEVLDEALLRSGRFDRRIYVDLPNLSEREHILELYLKGKRHELDIQEIARLCVGFSGAALSALVNESALNALRRKSPIIQKEDILATKDKVLVGKKKALSLSEKEKEILALYQSAKALSAYWLEVDFDKIGLVNESFRQVDKELVSKQELMSKIKVALAGNIAVQLVYQQTFSNAKDDIAQAKEIATQMCEQYGMAQRLLGDTSDVAHILEEAQKEMQDFITNSKAALLKIAKALLMRERLSKEEIKEIYENVHL; from the coding sequence ATGGCAAAATCTAGAAGTCTTGTGATTGGCATTAGCGCGCTTGTGCTGGCTGTGATTTTAAGCGTTATTTTTGTGTTAAGAGACAGCACGCAGCTAGTGAGCGCTAAGGAGGCAGAACATCTCTTTTTAAACGCAGAAATTACGCAAGTGCAAAGTGATGGCGAATATGTATATTTTAACGCCGACAATAAGCACTATCGCGTGTATGCCGATAGCCTCTCTCCTCGTATATGGAGCTGGAATTTTTCAGTGGTGGCAAAAAAGACGCATTTTATAAGCGATATTTTGGGCGAGATTGGCATTGTGATTGTGCTATTTTTGGGCTTAGTGGTGCTTTTGCAGGCTATTAGACTTATGTTTTTTAAGCCCTCCCCCACAAGTAAAAAACCTGAAATCTCACGCGATATAGAATCTTTGCCCGTTACAGAATCTAGCGCGCCTTATGTGCCAATGGCAAGTGCTGTGCGCTTTAAAGATGTGGCGGGCATTAGCGAGGTAAAAGAGGAATTATTAGAGATTATTGATTATTTGAAAAATCCTAAGCATTATGAGGATTTGGGCATTGCGCTGCCTAAGGGCGTGCTACTTATTGGTCCGCCGGGCGTGGGCAAAACCATGATAGCAAAAGCTGTAGCGGGTGAAGCTGGCGTGCCATTTTTTTATCAAAGTGGCTCAAGCTTTGTGCAAATTTATGTTGGTATGGGTGCAAAGCGTGTAAGGGAGCTATTTATGCGTGCTAAGGCAAAAGCTCCTAGCATTATTTTTATTGATGAAATTGATGCAGTGGGCAAAGCGCGGGGTAATACACGCAGTGATGAGCGCGAAGCTACGCTCAATCAGCTTTTGACCGAAATGGATGGTTTTGAAGATTCTAGTGGTGTGATTGTTATCGCCGCGACTAATAAAATCGAGGTGCTTGATGAAGCGCTCTTAAGAAGTGGGCGCTTTGATAGGCGCATTTATGTGGATTTGCCAAATTTAAGTGAGCGCGAGCATATTTTGGAGCTGTATTTAAAGGGCAAAAGGCACGAGCTTGATATACAAGAGATTGCGCGTTTGTGTGTGGGCTTTAGCGGCGCGGCACTAAGCGCGTTAGTTAATGAATCAGCGCTCAATGCCCTTAGGCGCAAATCGCCCATCATTCAAAAAGAGGATATTCTTGCCACTAAAGATAAGGTGCTAGTGGGGAAGAAAAAGGCTTTGAGTTTAAGCGAGAAAGAAAAGGAGATTTTAGCCCTCTATCAGTCGGCAAAGGCTTTGAGCGCGTATTGGCTAGAGGTGGATTTTGACAAAATTGGGCTTGTGAATGAGAGCTTTAGGCAGGTGGATAAGGAGCTTGTGAGCAAGCAAGAGCTTATGAGTAAGATTAAAGTGGCGCTAGCTGGAAATATTGCCGTGCAGCTCGTGTATCAGCAGACTTTTAGTAATGCCAAAGATGATATTGCGCAAGCCAAAGAAATCGCTACGCAAATGTGTGAGCAATATGGCATGGCGCAGCGACTTTTGGGCGATACAAGCGATGTGGCGCATATTTTAGAGGAAGCACAAAAAGAAATGCAAGATTTTATCACTAATTCTAAAGCCGCACTTTTAAAAATCGCCAAAGCCCTGCTTATGCGCGAGCGATTGAGCAAAGAAGAGATTAAAGAGATATATGAAAATGTGCATTTATGA
- a CDS encoding toxin-antitoxin system YwqK family antitoxin, translating into MRFKILLFCMSLGVCALGAELEIRTTTMGTIGEIVQLKVSYIKGTDIKHGREAWYDEEGHLLKQMHFVNGRKEGREIRYSPDGDVIYDALYKNNKLQGIVQEFYPHNVLKAEMTYDEDKLVGKARYYHPNGALAKEAEYNDGVPSGKMIEYYENGKVSRQRTYKQGKIEGVERAYYPNGKIQEIVNYQNGLKNGDMKQYGENGIVRLEASFSDDRKVGVERSFDENGTKLTERVYSDDTPQKVEVSWFYPNGKLRMQMLYENNQAIWQKSYNELGESISRIDCKAQDCLSGLGKLNPQRLE; encoded by the coding sequence ATGCGTTTTAAAATATTATTATTTTGTATGAGTTTGGGCGTTTGTGCGCTAGGCGCGGAGTTAGAAATACGCACCACGACTATGGGCACTATTGGCGAAATCGTGCAATTAAAGGTAAGCTATATAAAAGGCACAGATATTAAGCATGGGCGCGAGGCTTGGTATGATGAGGAGGGGCATTTGCTCAAACAAATGCATTTTGTCAATGGGCGCAAAGAAGGGCGTGAGATACGATATTCGCCCGATGGCGATGTGATTTATGATGCGCTGTATAAAAATAATAAATTACAAGGTATAGTGCAGGAGTTTTATCCCCACAATGTGCTAAAAGCTGAAATGACTTATGATGAGGATAAGCTCGTTGGCAAAGCGAGGTATTATCACCCAAATGGTGCGCTAGCTAAGGAGGCGGAGTATAATGATGGCGTGCCCTCCGGCAAGATGATAGAATACTATGAAAATGGCAAGGTATCGCGCCAACGCACATATAAACAGGGCAAGATTGAGGGTGTAGAGCGCGCATACTACCCTAATGGCAAGATTCAAGAAATAGTAAATTATCAAAATGGCTTAAAAAATGGCGATATGAAGCAATATGGTGAAAATGGCATTGTGCGCTTGGAGGCAAGCTTTAGCGATGATAGAAAGGTGGGCGTGGAGCGCAGCTTTGATGAGAATGGCACAAAACTCACAGAGCGCGTATATAGCGATGATACACCCCAAAAGGTGGAGGTGAGCTGGTTTTACCCCAATGGCAAGCTTAGAATGCAAATGCTCTATGAAAATAATCAAGCCATATGGCAAAAATCTTATAATGAGCTAGGGGAGAGCATTTCAAGGATTGATTGTAAAGCACAAGACTGCCTATCGGGCTTAGGCAAGCTTAATCCACAAAGGCTTGAATAG
- a CDS encoding UDP-glucose dehydrogenase family protein, whose product MRITIVGSGYVGLVAGACFAESGNEVVCLDVDSKKIDALKQGVIPIYEPGLESMIKENVKAARLSFTTDKKAALRNAEVIFIAVGTPMGEDGSADLQYVKAVARDIGENIESKYVVVVDKSTVPVGTARIVKGIIESKLKARNCKANFDVVSNPEFLKEGVAIKDFLSPDRVVIGCDSQKALEVMKALYSPFLIKSDRLIAMNIESAEMTKYAANAMLATKISFINEMAQICERVGANINDVRLGIGSDSRIGYSFIYPGCGYGGSCFPKDVRALEKTALDYGYKARILHAVQGVNESQKLLLVEKILRHFCGLDYCHAEQNSPRHAERSEASFLESKLDSIIESKPLKNKTFAVWGLSFKPETDDMREASAIVLIAHLVRAGARVNAYDSKAQHQAKYYLKEYLDSINLVDSKYDALKNADALCLVTEWREFRSPDFDEIAKLLKSPVIFDGRNIYQHQNLESKGFTYYQIGVGNHTKCETNPKNTKT is encoded by the coding sequence ATGCGTATAACAATCGTAGGTAGCGGCTATGTCGGGCTTGTGGCGGGGGCTTGCTTTGCTGAGAGTGGCAATGAGGTGGTTTGCCTTGATGTAGATTCTAAAAAAATTGACGCGCTAAAACAGGGCGTGATACCAATCTATGAGCCGGGCTTAGAATCTATGATAAAAGAAAATGTGAAAGCCGCCCGCCTAAGCTTTACCACTGATAAAAAAGCCGCTTTGAGAAATGCGGAGGTGATTTTCATCGCCGTTGGCACGCCTATGGGCGAGGATGGCAGCGCTGACTTGCAGTATGTAAAGGCTGTGGCGCGCGATATTGGCGAAAATATAGAATCTAAATATGTCGTGGTGGTCGATAAAAGCACGGTGCCAGTTGGCACGGCGCGCATTGTGAAGGGCATTATAGAATCTAAACTTAAGGCGCGAAATTGTAAGGCGAATTTTGATGTGGTTAGCAATCCAGAGTTTTTAAAAGAGGGCGTGGCGATTAAGGACTTTTTAAGCCCAGATAGAGTGGTAATCGGCTGTGATTCGCAAAAGGCACTAGAAGTGATGAAAGCGCTGTATTCGCCATTTTTAATCAAAAGCGACCGCTTGATAGCCATGAATATAGAATCTGCGGAAATGACCAAATACGCGGCAAATGCGATGTTAGCCACAAAAATTAGCTTCATAAACGAAATGGCACAAATCTGCGAGCGCGTCGGCGCAAACATTAATGATGTGCGGCTTGGAATTGGCTCAGATTCACGCATTGGATATAGCTTTATATATCCAGGCTGCGGATATGGCGGCAGCTGCTTCCCTAAAGATGTGCGCGCATTGGAAAAAACGGCGCTAGACTACGGCTACAAGGCTAGAATCTTACATGCGGTGCAAGGCGTAAATGAGAGCCAAAAACTGCTATTAGTGGAGAAGATTCTAAGGCATTTTTGTGGATTAGATTATTGTCACGCTGAGCAAAACTCCCCTCGTCATGCTGAGCGCAGCGAAGCATCTTTTTTAGAATCTAAACTAGATTCCATTATAGAATCTAAGCCATTAAAAAATAAAACCTTCGCAGTTTGGGGGCTTAGCTTTAAGCCAGAGACAGATGATATGCGCGAGGCTAGTGCGATTGTGCTAATCGCGCATTTAGTGCGAGCCGGGGCGCGCGTGAATGCCTATGATAGCAAGGCGCAGCATCAAGCAAAATATTATTTGAAAGAATATTTAGATTCTATAAATTTGGTGGATAGCAAGTATGACGCGCTGAAAAATGCGGATGCGCTATGCCTTGTGACTGAATGGCGTGAGTTTAGAAGCCCTGATTTTGATGAAATCGCAAAGTTGCTAAAATCGCCTGTGATATTCGATGGACGCAACATTTACCAGCACCAAAACTTAGAATCTAAAGGCTTTACATACTATCAAATTGGCGTAGGCAATCACACCAAATGCGAGACAAATCCAAAAAATACAAAAACATGA